Sequence from the Streptomyces sp. NBC_00440 genome:
GCGCTGCCCCGAGGACCGGCGCCGACGACGTCGACGCGGTGACCCACGCGGTGCTGACGGCGTCCCGTCTGCTGGTGGCCGTGTCGGCCAGGTCGCTGGCCGAGGTGGAGGACCGGGTCACGCTGCCTCAGTTCCGGCTGCTCGTCGTGCTGTCGACGTACGGCACGGCGAAACTCGTGGTGCTCGCCGAGCTGCTCGATGTGAACCCGTCGACAGCGATGCGCATGCTCGACCGCCTCATCTCGGCCGGCCTCGCCGACCGGCAGGCCGACCCGGACGACCGACGGGCCACACTGCTGCGCCTCACCGCCGAGGGACGCCGACTGGTCGAGGAGGTCACCGCCCGC
This genomic interval carries:
- a CDS encoding MarR family winged helix-turn-helix transcriptional regulator, whose amino-acid sequence is MSEQPHPTDSGTDADPGTGPGAAPRTGADDVDAVTHAVLTASRLLVAVSARSLAEVEDRVTLPQFRLLVVLSTYGTAKLVVLAELLDVNPSTAMRMLDRLISAGLADRQADPDDRRATLLRLTAEGRRLVEEVTARRRREIATVVEKLAPEERSALVKALTAFSDAGGEPAVQGKDAVLYPLGWSDPPVRRST